The Gammaproteobacteria bacterium genome includes a region encoding these proteins:
- a CDS encoding ATP-binding protein: protein MITSIRSRLLITLLITIISVSSITLTLSYFDANNEVQELFDAQLAQTARVLQVLLLPEVLQGKNEVLQRMLQQADVADYEEGSPFGHAYELKIAFQLWNRSGERLLKSASAPKQDMFNQGFSNQTRGYADVELDGSIWRVFNLWDESGTYLVQTAERYDIRNELVADISDRLVTPALISLPVIGLMIWLGIGRGLAPLKKVAAEVTQRDPSHLQPMETSKIPGEIVPLVTELNTLFIQVQQAFEKERRFTDDAAHELRTPLASLKTQVQVALRATQDQERVTALQQLLSGVDRAGHLVEQMLTLARLNPENIPLEKQSINLHNLCAEVIAQLAPKAFRKGINISLGGDEQILVQGDEISFSILVNNLVDNAIRYTPEDGDVHVQLERGRQGVRLMVEDNGPGIPDELRIRVFDRFYRALGTEASGCGLGLAIVKQISELYGIGVELHNRRDSQGLQALLTFRV from the coding sequence GTGATTACCTCAATACGTTCGCGATTACTGATCACGCTGTTGATTACGATTATCTCTGTCAGTTCGATTACGCTGACTCTCAGCTACTTTGATGCTAACAATGAAGTCCAGGAATTGTTTGATGCCCAATTAGCGCAGACCGCCCGGGTGTTACAGGTTTTGTTGTTGCCTGAAGTACTGCAAGGAAAAAACGAGGTATTGCAACGGATGTTGCAACAAGCGGACGTTGCGGACTATGAAGAAGGCAGCCCGTTTGGACATGCTTATGAACTCAAAATCGCCTTTCAGTTGTGGAACCGATCGGGAGAGCGTTTACTCAAATCAGCCAGTGCGCCGAAACAGGATATGTTTAATCAGGGTTTTTCCAACCAAACACGTGGTTACGCCGACGTGGAGTTGGACGGCAGCATATGGCGTGTTTTTAACCTTTGGGACGAAAGCGGTACCTATCTGGTGCAGACAGCGGAGCGTTACGATATCCGTAATGAATTGGTAGCGGACATTAGTGATCGTTTGGTGACCCCGGCGTTGATTTCACTGCCCGTCATAGGATTAATGATCTGGCTAGGCATTGGGCGCGGTTTGGCGCCACTGAAAAAAGTGGCAGCGGAGGTCACTCAACGCGACCCTTCACATCTGCAACCCATGGAGACAAGTAAAATCCCCGGAGAAATCGTCCCCTTAGTGACAGAACTTAATACGCTGTTCATCCAAGTGCAGCAGGCATTCGAAAAAGAACGCCGCTTTACCGATGACGCCGCGCACGAACTACGCACACCGTTGGCATCCTTAAAAACCCAAGTGCAGGTTGCGTTGCGAGCTACGCAGGATCAAGAACGAGTAACGGCTCTACAGCAGCTATTAAGCGGGGTGGATCGCGCCGGCCATTTGGTAGAACAAATGCTCACACTGGCGCGGCTGAATCCGGAAAATATTCCCTTGGAAAAACAAAGCATTAATCTCCACAATCTGTGTGCTGAGGTCATCGCTCAATTGGCACCTAAGGCGTTTCGAAAGGGTATCAATATTTCCTTGGGCGGCGATGAGCAAATCTTGGTTCAAGGAGATGAAATCAGTTTTTCCATACTGGTGAATAATCTGGTCGATAACGCTATCCGTTATACGCCGGAAGATGGCGATGTTCACGTACAGTTGGAGCGTGGCCGACAGGGAGTTCGGTTAATGGTGGAAGATAACGGGCCAGGCATACCCGACGAGCTGAGAATCCGAGTATTTGATAGATTTTACCGAGCCTTGGGTACAGAAGCATCGGGCTGCGGTTTGGGTTTGGCTATCGTCAAACAAATTTCCGAACTGTACGGTATTGGGGTGGAATTGCATAATCGCAGGGATAGCCAAGGGTTACAGGCGTTGTTGACCTTTAGGGTTTAG
- a CDS encoding DUF3570 domain-containing protein translates to MQLKPARISGQLAKATCALLGANTLQAVEATEAAPWEIDSAFLYYTESGRVTVYEPVVNLRKEVADDNIINLRVVLDSLTGASANGAIPTDTPQTFTTPSGEGTYTSAAHQLPLDHSFSDIRGALDLSWETPFAALSKTLWSASFSREYDYMAYSLAANLSQDFNNRNTTVTAAFSYGKDYSKPIGGAPVGLSAMPSTTATAKSQLPGQQSKTIKDVFLGLSQIIDRRTLVQLNVGFGNSRGYMTDPYKILSVVDLSANTTGYVFENRPDKRHKRVVYGNYIHQLNTDVIRFSYRYYKDDWDIKSHTTEFRYRYEIGHGHFLQPHLRYYQQNAARFHRYFLRDSDNPQYASADYRLNAMSGRTFGLLYGIEVKPLSEFSIRLEKYLQSGEGQPNAAFGKIRDQNLFPTVETWIFQLGYSFTF, encoded by the coding sequence GTGCAATTGAAACCAGCTCGCATCAGTGGGCAATTGGCCAAAGCCACGTGCGCTCTGCTTGGCGCCAACACATTGCAAGCTGTAGAAGCCACCGAGGCAGCTCCCTGGGAAATTGACAGCGCGTTTTTGTACTATACGGAATCCGGGCGCGTCACCGTATATGAACCGGTTGTTAATCTGCGTAAGGAAGTAGCCGATGATAATATTATCAACCTCCGTGTGGTACTGGATTCACTTACCGGAGCCTCGGCCAATGGCGCCATCCCCACGGACACTCCCCAAACGTTTACCACCCCTTCGGGCGAAGGAACGTATACCAGTGCCGCCCATCAACTGCCGTTAGACCACTCTTTTTCGGATATTCGCGGTGCCCTGGATCTGTCCTGGGAAACACCATTTGCCGCTTTAAGCAAAACTCTATGGAGCGCGAGCTTTTCCCGTGAGTATGACTACATGGCATATAGCCTTGCCGCGAACCTATCTCAGGATTTTAATAATCGCAACACGACGGTGACTGCGGCTTTTAGCTATGGCAAAGATTACAGTAAACCCATCGGCGGCGCCCCGGTAGGTCTGAGTGCGATGCCGAGCACCACAGCCACGGCCAAATCCCAACTGCCCGGTCAACAATCAAAAACCATCAAAGACGTGTTTCTGGGGCTGAGTCAAATCATAGACCGCCGCACCCTGGTACAGCTCAATGTCGGTTTCGGCAACTCCCGCGGTTATATGACCGACCCCTACAAAATACTCAGTGTAGTGGATCTTAGTGCCAACACCACCGGGTATGTCTTTGAAAACCGACCGGACAAACGCCACAAACGGGTTGTATACGGCAACTACATCCACCAACTGAACACGGATGTCATTCGCTTCAGTTACCGTTATTACAAAGATGATTGGGATATTAAGTCCCATACAACAGAATTTCGGTACCGCTACGAAATAGGTCACGGTCATTTTTTACAGCCACATCTGCGCTACTATCAACAAAACGCAGCCCGCTTCCACCGCTATTTTCTACGCGACTCAGACAATCCCCAATATGCCAGTGCCGACTACCGTTTAAATGCCATGAGTGGCCGCACGTTTGGTTTATTGTACGGAATTGAGGTCAAACCGCTGAGCGAATTCAGTATACGTCTGGAGAAGTACCTTCAATCCGGTGAAGGCCAACCCAATGCCGCCTTTGGCAAAATCAGGGACCAGAATCTTTTCCCGACCGTGGAAACCTGGATATTTCAGCTGGGATATTCTTTCACATTCTGA
- a CDS encoding DUF4266 domain-containing protein, with protein sequence MVLLCFTLCSACIENVKPWEKDILAQKKMQLNAAPLEVFLDEHIYFSKEASNGGTGVGGGGCGCN encoded by the coding sequence ATGGTTCTACTGTGCTTCACTCTATGCAGTGCTTGCATTGAAAACGTCAAACCGTGGGAAAAAGATATCCTGGCGCAGAAAAAAATGCAGCTCAATGCCGCTCCTTTGGAAGTTTTTTTGGATGAGCATATATATTTTAGTAAAGAAGCCTCTAACGGAGGTACAGGTGTTGGCGGCGGAGGCTGTGGGTGCAATTGA
- a CDS encoding response regulator: MRVLLIEDDELLGEALKSGLKQEGYTLDWLKDGISGENALKDNAFDLVVLDIGLPKKSGLDVLKSIRNGGSDIPVLMLTARDSVKDRVMGLDSGADDYLVKPFDLEELCARLRVLQRRHAGRSEPLLTHRNVALDPAAHRVLLNNEPVSLSVREFALLQHLMENIGRVIPRVRLEEKLYGWDSEVESNSLEVFIHHLRKKLGTDLIRTVRGVGYMIE; encoded by the coding sequence ATGCGTGTATTGTTAATAGAAGATGATGAACTGCTTGGAGAAGCTCTAAAGTCGGGCTTAAAGCAGGAAGGTTATACCCTGGATTGGTTGAAAGACGGGATCAGTGGCGAAAACGCCCTAAAAGATAACGCCTTTGACCTTGTGGTGCTGGATATTGGCCTACCGAAAAAGTCGGGATTGGATGTGCTCAAAAGTATTCGCAACGGTGGCAGCGATATTCCCGTGTTGATGCTGACGGCCCGAGACAGCGTCAAAGATCGCGTCATGGGGTTGGACAGCGGTGCCGATGACTATTTGGTAAAACCCTTCGATCTCGAAGAGCTTTGTGCCCGTTTGCGAGTTTTACAGCGTCGCCATGCCGGTCGTTCAGAACCCCTGCTCACCCATCGTAATGTGGCTTTAGACCCGGCTGCACACCGGGTGCTGTTGAATAATGAGCCGGTGAGTCTGTCGGTACGTGAGTTTGCCCTGTTGCAGCATTTGATGGAAAACATCGGTCGGGTGATACCCCGGGTTCGTTTGGAAGAAAAACTTTACGGCTGGGATTCCGAAGTGGAAAGCAACTCACTAGAAGTGTTTATTCATCACTTGCGCAAGAAACTCGGTACAGATTTGATTCGCACCGTGCGGGGTGTGGGGTATATGATTGAGTGA